tatACCTGTAGTAAGGAGaactacctcctgcgccacagtcatcCTAACAAAGaagcagaaggctgcgggttcgaatcccactcgCAAAAGGGGAGCattgcagcaggaaggacatctggcaCAACAGCTCATGCCAAAAcaacatgcggaacacgtttcgctgtggcgacacctgaagggacaagccgctGATCTTTGACATTATTCAGTAACAACCAGTGAAGTTGTGACTGAGCACAATAAGACAGCATGGGAATCCCTTTGGGTGTGACGATGCTGTTGTCAATGTGCCACACTgagaaggtcaaaggtcaactcTGTGACATCAAAGGCGAGATGTGAGTGCATGGGATCAAAAAAGACCTCTGGACCTCCTGGTTGGTCAGtggtgtactgtatgtgtttgagaGAATCAAGGATGTTGTAGATGACTCTGGCTCGCTGCTCCTCTGAGGAAGCGTCCGCCCACTCATAACAGGGCAGCAACGGAGAGTAGAGGAGGATGTAGACAGATGACATGTAGACTTTAACAAAATCCTGTTTCAGATAGGTCAAGTCTCTCTGTAAGCACACAGTGAAGAATGAAAAGTTGATATTATTCTTCAGCATACTGAAGTGGCTATGCACTGGATGAACAGACAAATCACCACGTCAACAAACGGTTACACATACTAACAGCATCCTCTACAGGTTTGTActgtaatcacacacacacacacacccccctcACCTTCTGTGCCCTCCTCATTCTGGTCAAACCATGCAGCCAGGCAATCTGAAGGAAAAGAGGCaattacatttctaatattAGTGAGTGATTTGTATTGATTGGGTGTTAAATAATAAGtactaaactaaaatgtatatattttatttactgaggacatcagaggatttttaatgatttgttttgtctAAATACTGTTACAAAGGCTTCTTATGTTGCCTAAGGTAAGACTCTGGCATAAATGCTGAATATTACTGAAGAAAGGACATTAAAACTATTTGGTAGCATTAATACTTGTAAAAGTTTTAATTGCTAAATAAAACTTatatagaaacaaacaaattagaGGAATATGACAATTTCTGCTCTAATGACATTGGAAAAGCACGGCCATGCCTTCCCTACTGACCCTGAGGGCATCCAGCAGATCTGGTTGATCCAGCAGTACAGGGAAGGTAGACAGTATAGGACTACATATTAGATCTGTAACAGGGAGAAAGGTTACTGAATCAAGTTGAACAAAAATTGTGAATATCTTTGATTTGGATAAGAGGCGCTGAAGCTTTGTTACCTGCATTCTGCATGGTAGGCCTTTCCATAAGTAATGTGTCAGCTAGCAGTTGTCTGTGCAGAACCAGCAGGTGGATGCAGCTCTGACAGTGCAGCAGAGTGTCTGGGAGGAGactgaaaagggaaaacatgCTTGTCACTAACATTGACTAACCACTTGCTCATGTACACCTTGGTAGTACGGGTTTGGAACTCCTTTTGCCTTTAGAAAAGACTTAATTCTTATGTGGCCGATTCAACAAGGTGCTGGGAACATTACTTATCAAAAAATGAATGTATGGAGCACATTGAGAGTTTTGCTGCCTTTGCTGGTCCAAACAATCTGGACTAACATTTCAACACACTTGTCTTGACCAAACATTAGTTCCTCCcccagtctaaagacatgcaggCTAGGTTAATGGgggactctaaattgcccataggtgtgaatgtgaatgcaATGGcccatctgtgtttgtctctctgctgTATGTGTGCTGTGTATTGTATGCATACACATGCATGTGTCTGAGGTGAGCCATGAAGGACTCTTTTTTTGCTTATTCTCTCACCTGAGCTCCGCCCTAGTCCGGCTGTTCATGGATTTCAACTTTATGATCAGCTTGGGCTGACACCTGGCCTTACGTATCTGCTGGAAAACACCAGTTGAGGCttaaagaaggagaggagatgCCCTTATTGTACCCTCATGGCtacaggtttgtttgttttttcacatcaaGCTATTTTAAAATCAGAGTTTACATGTTTCCTCATGTAATAAGAcacatgtttgttaaaaatgtctgtgaggAAACATTTTGAGTTGTCTTGAAAAAGCAACCAGTCTTGATCACAGTTGTTCTACTTACATATTTTGGTGAGTGAAGCCTCCACTGCAACATCCCTTTCATAGGGAGTGCCACCATTCACCAGCAACTCATGGGTCCTAGACACACATCAGATTATATGTTGTATTACAGCAGGTAGGTGTGGTAGGCTTCATTGATATTCATATGAGACATGTATATTTGCATGGGATTCATTTGTTTTGATACACAAATGTTTATGTATATGCACCTGTTTGGGACTGGGTTTCCAGTGTCATCAGTCAGCTTAAGGAAAGCCCAGCCACAGCTCAGGtcccctctctctcctgttgactgaaacacacacaaggacatTTAGGACATGGCTCTTTTCCAAACACCTTATGTTTTCTTACTATGGTAGttttaaaaagatgtatttTATCTGTTCTGACTAGATCTCTGTTAcgtgtatcagtgtgtgtgttatttgcCCTTACATTGCGTATAAAGGTGACTCCCAGTTCAAAGAGAATACCAAGGTTAGGAGAGACCGAGTCACAGCGCAGGAAACAATCTCCATCCAGGAGTGTGGGTAGGATGCCTGTCATCTGGAGCAAACACCAAGAACATTCATACACTAGATTTATATTAAAGGATAGATTTAAGCACAAGATTTTGTTTTGAGCTTGTCAGGTGATGATTGTGGATTGTGGATTGAAGATTTCTGCTTCTTTTGAGTGACAaccatcatttttttaaagaagtgcAAGAAGTCATTTGGGTTCACATCAGTTCATATCACCTGACCTGAGAACAAAGGTTTCCACTAGTTTGTAATTCAGTGGTCAAGAATCTTTGACGTACCCTCGGAGAGAAGCTCCACTTCTTGGGACTTTTAGAACTGTAGGTTGCCCTCACTGTATGGATGTTACTCAACACCTGAAACACAATTACTGAGAGTAAAAAGTAAGGAAGGCTACACTGAATAACAATAtattagcattattattattacaaaatttCCCTGAGTTGCCATAAACAAATAGGGGTCTGAGATATGGCAGCATAATAAACCAACAAACAACACTAGAGTGATATATCATTCTTTCCcataaaagtgaaacaaattaacaacagACAGAATTTTAagtggtttttttttagctaataAATAACAGTGTTTGTTAAGCTGTTCCCACACTGACACTTACTACACAACAGAGATATCCCTAATACCTGAATCCCATCAAAGGCACAGAGGCGGAGGTGTCTACTGAGGACCTGAACTCCAACCCCAGGAGTAGGTATCATCCTGCAGCTCcacaaagtgaaacaaacacaagtcCTGACCTGCCGAGCACGAACCTACAGGACCGGAGGCAGTTATGTTAATGACTGGATGGTGTGTTTAGTGAGAaatcaaaaaaaattatttttcattgttacGTGCCAGATACAGCCAGTGAAACACACAGACGGACAGACTCACCTTGCCGGTGTCTGGGTTCAGAAAGAGGTCTTTAAAGGAGAGCTGTGATTGGCTAAGTTCAGGCTGAATGTAGTGACTTGCTCTGTATGTTACAcctagaaaaaaacacaacttgtcAATTTAATGGGTGTTCACTAAAGCATTACGGTCACTGATAGCAACTGGTACCACTGGTAGTTGTTTTGGTGGTTCAAAAATGGGGAATCACTCAAATTGTCCATATGTGTTACTCTGTGATTGGTgctataaataattaaatggcCACTAGTGTACGTAATGAAGGAAAGAACACTTGACTGAGGGAGAaggaaaatttctatcacacGAGTCACAGGTATAGACTGTGTTGAACTTCAAATGTATAATACCTACCTACCTGCAGTTAGTAATAAACTTGATAGTATAAAATGCTATTACATTTTGCTACATAACCACTGTGTTAGCAGGCTTGTTAATAAGTTATATTAACCTTCCTCCACCAGCAGTTTAGTGAGAGTTGATGGTCTGAATCCTGAAGGTATTGCCCCCATGGCAGAAAGCACATCTGTTGCATcaatctgcaaacacacacacacattgaaaacCACAACTatactacacatacacactatttGTTGAACAGTAAATTAGCAGTAACATCAGTAGTAGTAAATATCATTGTAGAGTATGTAGTTTTACCTCGGTCAGCGCCTTTCTGACTATGGACCAGTTGGAATGCGAAGCACTTCTGTCACACAACGACAAAAAATTACAgatttataaaaattattagTTTCAAACCAACATTCAAATGACTGGTATTTGGTGGTTGTCAGTCATCAGCATAAACAAACTCAGTCAAAAACCTTATTACCCAAAACAAGGACGAGGTCCTTCTGAATAAAAGATAAtctgatgaaaaacacaaatgcaaaaacaccTGGAAGCTGCATATTGATCTTCCTCTTCCACCTCCTCTGACTCTTTCTCCTCAttttcatcatcactgtcatcagTTTCACTGtcaacatcatcatcttcatcgtCATATTCATCATCAATAGTGGAGCCGATCTGAATTTACAGCACAACACTAAAATTATAAAGAGGAAACTAAAATACTAACCACAATACAGAAGCAGACTTGTGGCTGAAAGGTTGTTGggttaaatactgaaaaatgcTATTAGGAGCTGACGAATGCGTGTTTATTTGACAGCCAGGTGTTGGTCAGCAGCTAATGTACCTTCAGATACGTTTTCGGCACCAGTCCTCTGTTGCCTTTAGCGTCCTGAGCCAACCACCATCCATCAGCTGTCTTCCTAATAATCCTCAAAACATCCCCCCTCTTAAgaccagcagaaaacaaatattgtaaaatgataTGTATTACACACtaaccctttttaaaaaaattaaattagaagGATAAACTTCACCTGAACAGACAGATCTCCTTCCTGTT
The nucleotide sequence above comes from Channa argus isolate prfri chromosome 1, Channa argus male v1.0, whole genome shotgun sequence. Encoded proteins:
- the nphp1 gene encoding nephrocystin-1; this translates as MPPKRKGPLQLVQREVVEIQKQVDSLVKDVQSQVGSNEDAFKRCQELLTSTEKTLKTLKKLTKADELAPVGNYDQRKQEEERRLQNISELLNTLSLKLSPPGPSTAGGNFSEDYSEDDDDDTGDDEDSDEDVDNDGSNEETESRAVKPPLQSNSHIYIVLSHFKGEQEGDLSVQRGDVLRIIRKTADGWWLAQDAKGNRGLVPKTYLKIGSTIDDEYDDEDDDVDSETDDSDDENEEKESEEVEEEDQYAASRSASHSNWSIVRKALTEIDATDVLSAMGAIPSGFRPSTLTKLLVEEGVTYRASHYIQPELSQSQLSFKDLFLNPDTGKVRARQVRTCVCFTLWSCRMIPTPGVGVQVLSRHLRLCAFDGIQVLSNIHTVRATYSSKSPKKWSFSPRMTGILPTLLDGDCFLRCDSVSPNLGILFELGVTFIRNSTGERGDLSCGWAFLKLTDDTGNPVPNRTHELLVNGGTPYERDVAVEASLTKISSTGVFQQIRKARCQPKLIIKLKSMNSRTRAELSLLPDTLLHCQSCIHLLVLHRQLLADTLLMERPTMQNADLICSPILSTFPVLLDQPDLLDALRIAWLHGLTRMRRAQKRDLTYLKQDFVKVYMSSVYILLYSPLLPCYEWADASSEEQRARVIYNILDSLKHIQYTTDQPGGPEVFFDPMHSHLAFDVTELTFDLLSVAH